From Nonlabens sp. Ci31, the proteins below share one genomic window:
- a CDS encoding acyl-CoA dehydrogenase family protein: MSTETQEKEKKMIRGGQFVVTETAAEDVFTPEDFTEEQLMMKESVRDFVDKEIVPHKERFEKKDYALTEEVMRKAGEMGFLGIAVPEEYDGLGMGFVSTMLVCDYISGATGSIATAFGAHTGIGTMPITLYGTEAQKQKYVPKLATGEWFGAYCLTEPGAGSDANSGKTKAELTEDGKHYKINGQKMWISNAGFCNVFIVFARMGDDKNITGFIVENDASNGITMGEEEHKLGIHSSSTRQVFFNDCMVPVENLLAGRGEGFKIAMNALNVGRIKLAAACLDAQRRVISLATQYANNREQFNTPIAKFGAIRKKLADISTNAYVGESASYRAAKDIENRIHKRQEEGATFAEAELKGVEEFAIECSILKVAVSEDMQECADEGIQIYGGMGFSADAPMESAWRDARISRIYEGTNEINRMLAVGMLVKKAMKGHVNLLEPATAVGQELTSIPSFDTPDYTQLFAEEKEMLGKLKKVFLMVAGSAVQKLGTELEKHQQLLLAASDILIEIYMAESAVLRTEKNANRYGEESQKEQIAMSQLYLYKATKIIQAKAEEGIAGFAEGDEQRMMLMGLKRFTKYANLPNVIELRNTIADKVTDANKYPF; this comes from the coding sequence ATGAGCACAGAAACACAAGAAAAAGAAAAGAAAATGATCCGCGGCGGACAGTTCGTTGTAACTGAAACTGCTGCAGAAGATGTGTTTACCCCTGAGGATTTCACGGAGGAACAACTAATGATGAAGGAATCCGTTCGCGATTTTGTGGATAAGGAAATTGTACCGCACAAAGAACGCTTTGAAAAGAAGGATTACGCGCTTACAGAAGAAGTAATGCGAAAGGCCGGAGAAATGGGATTCTTGGGAATCGCTGTTCCTGAAGAATACGATGGTTTAGGAATGGGATTTGTTTCTACCATGTTGGTATGTGATTACATATCTGGTGCAACTGGATCTATCGCAACAGCATTTGGAGCACATACAGGAATAGGTACCATGCCTATAACTTTATATGGAACGGAAGCACAAAAGCAAAAATATGTGCCAAAACTCGCTACTGGTGAGTGGTTTGGAGCATATTGTCTTACAGAGCCGGGCGCGGGATCTGATGCCAACTCTGGGAAAACGAAAGCAGAACTTACAGAAGATGGCAAGCACTACAAGATCAACGGTCAAAAAATGTGGATCTCAAACGCTGGTTTTTGTAATGTATTTATCGTATTTGCAAGAATGGGCGATGATAAAAATATCACGGGCTTCATCGTTGAAAATGATGCTAGCAATGGGATTACTATGGGTGAGGAAGAGCACAAATTAGGCATTCACTCTTCCTCGACTCGTCAAGTATTCTTTAACGACTGTATGGTTCCTGTAGAAAATCTGCTCGCTGGTCGTGGTGAAGGTTTCAAAATCGCTATGAATGCATTGAACGTAGGTCGTATCAAACTAGCTGCGGCTTGTTTGGACGCACAACGTCGTGTCATCTCATTAGCAACTCAATATGCTAACAATCGCGAGCAGTTCAACACTCCTATTGCTAAGTTTGGTGCGATACGTAAGAAGTTGGCAGACATTTCTACCAATGCTTATGTAGGTGAAAGCGCTTCGTACCGTGCGGCAAAAGATATTGAAAACAGAATCCACAAACGTCAGGAAGAAGGAGCCACTTTTGCGGAAGCAGAACTGAAAGGTGTGGAAGAATTTGCCATTGAATGTTCCATTCTCAAAGTAGCGGTTTCTGAGGATATGCAGGAGTGTGCTGATGAAGGAATCCAGATTTATGGTGGTATGGGCTTTAGCGCCGACGCTCCCATGGAATCGGCTTGGAGAGATGCTCGTATCTCACGTATTTATGAAGGTACTAACGAGATCAACCGCATGCTAGCGGTAGGAATGCTTGTTAAAAAAGCAATGAAAGGTCATGTGAACCTCTTAGAGCCAGCAACGGCCGTAGGTCAAGAATTGACTTCTATACCATCGTTTGATACTCCTGATTATACGCAGCTATTTGCTGAAGAAAAAGAAATGCTAGGCAAACTCAAGAAAGTATTCTTGATGGTTGCTGGTAGCGCTGTTCAAAAATTAGGAACAGAATTAGAAAAGCACCAACAATTATTGCTGGCCGCCTCTGATATCTTGATCGAAATCTACATGGCAGAAAGTGCTGTTTTGAGAACAGAGAAGAATGCAAACAGATACGGTGAAGAATCTCAAAAAGAGCAAATCGCTATGTCCCAATTGTACTTATACAAAGCTACTAAAATCATCCAAGCGAAAGCGGAAGAAGGAATCGCTGGTTTTGCAGAAGGTGACGAGCAACGCATGATGTTGATGGGTTTAAAGCGCTTTACTAAGTATGCAAACCTACCTAACGTGATCGAATTGAGAAATACCATTGCTGATAAAGTAACGGATGCCAATAAATATCCTTTCTAG
- a CDS encoding four helix bundle protein produces the protein MHQFEKLKIWQKAMDLVVDVYKSTQNFPSEEKFGLTSQMRRSAVCIPSNIAEGSGRDSDKQFQYFLGIASGSTSELITHTFLSERLDLIDTVSTKRIVDQCVEISKMNRALYKTLSKTKS, from the coding sequence ATGCATCAATTCGAGAAACTAAAAATTTGGCAAAAGGCGATGGACTTGGTAGTTGATGTATATAAATCTACACAGAACTTTCCAAGTGAGGAAAAATTTGGTTTAACCTCTCAAATGAGAAGAAGCGCTGTATGCATACCGTCAAATATTGCAGAAGGTTCTGGAAGAGATAGCGACAAGCAATTTCAATATTTTTTAGGAATTGCCTCTGGCAGTACTTCAGAGTTGATAACGCATACATTCTTGTCAGAAAGGCTTGATCTAATTGACACGGTATCAACAAAAAGAATAGTTGATCAATGTGTCGAAATAAGTAAAATGAATAGAGCACTTTACAAAACCTTGTCAAAGACAAAATCATAG
- a CDS encoding acetyl-CoA C-acyltransferase yields the protein MSKTAYIVAAKRTAVGKSGRGVFRFKRPDELAAETIQGMLKDLPEFDKGRIDDMIIGNAMPEAEQGLNMARQISLLALDRVDVPGISINRWCASGLDAIGAAVARVQSGMAQCIVAGGVESMSYVPMGGYKPAPAYSLAKQGHEDYYWGMGLTAEEVANDYKISREEQDQFAYDSHMKALKAQAEDRFQDQIVPIDVEETYLDENGKKKTRTYTVTKDEGPRQGTSIEALAKLRPVFAAGGSVTAGNSSQTSDGAAFTLVMSEEMVKELGIKPIAKLVSFAVAAVEPRVMGIAPIIAIPKALKQAGLKKEDMALIELNEAFASQSVAVVRELGLNKDIVNVNGGAIALGHPLGCSGAKLSVQIFDEMRKRGHQGKHCMVTMCVGTGQGAAGIFEFLN from the coding sequence ATGAGCAAAACAGCATATATAGTAGCCGCAAAAAGAACGGCCGTAGGAAAATCAGGTCGAGGTGTTTTTAGATTTAAAAGACCGGACGAACTAGCAGCAGAAACAATTCAAGGAATGTTGAAAGATCTTCCAGAATTTGATAAAGGACGCATTGATGACATGATCATCGGTAATGCGATGCCGGAAGCTGAGCAAGGTCTTAACATGGCACGTCAGATTTCGCTTCTTGCACTAGATAGAGTAGATGTTCCTGGTATCAGTATTAATAGATGGTGTGCCTCTGGACTAGACGCCATCGGTGCAGCTGTTGCGAGAGTACAATCTGGAATGGCTCAATGTATAGTGGCTGGTGGTGTGGAAAGTATGAGTTATGTTCCTATGGGTGGATACAAGCCTGCTCCTGCTTATAGCTTAGCTAAGCAAGGCCACGAAGATTATTATTGGGGAATGGGACTTACGGCAGAAGAAGTTGCTAATGATTATAAAATTTCTAGAGAAGAGCAAGATCAATTTGCTTACGATTCTCACATGAAAGCCTTAAAAGCTCAGGCTGAAGATCGTTTTCAGGATCAAATTGTGCCTATCGATGTAGAAGAAACTTATCTGGACGAGAACGGTAAGAAAAAGACAAGAACTTATACGGTAACTAAGGATGAAGGCCCTAGACAAGGAACAAGTATTGAAGCGCTTGCAAAGCTACGTCCAGTTTTTGCTGCTGGTGGTAGTGTAACCGCTGGTAACTCTTCACAAACTAGTGATGGTGCTGCATTTACCCTTGTAATGAGTGAAGAAATGGTAAAGGAATTAGGCATCAAACCTATTGCAAAATTGGTGAGTTTTGCTGTCGCTGCAGTAGAGCCTAGAGTTATGGGTATAGCCCCTATAATAGCAATCCCAAAAGCTCTTAAACAAGCAGGACTTAAAAAAGAAGATATGGCACTTATTGAATTGAATGAGGCTTTTGCCAGTCAATCAGTTGCTGTAGTTAGAGAGCTTGGACTCAACAAAGATATTGTTAATGTGAATGGTGGAGCTATTGCATTAGGTCACCCTCTAGGGTGCTCAGGTGCTAAATTATCGGTACAAATCTTTGATGAAATGCGCAAAAGAGGTCATCAAGGAAAACATTGTATGGTAACCATGTGTGTTGGAACTGGACAGGGAGCTGCTGGAATATTTGAGTTTTTAAATTAG
- a CDS encoding four helix bundle protein — protein MINHNFRKLNIWKDEIQVAKETYAMTRLFPKEERYGLSSQIQHCSVSIPSNITEGSARSTDKHSKQYLENALGSSFEWETQLIIAFEIEYISIKTFEHLENKIQHIQNQIIKFMNSFK, from the coding sequence ATGATTAACCATAATTTTAGAAAATTGAACATCTGGAAAGATGAAATCCAAGTGGCAAAGGAAACTTATGCTATGACGAGATTATTTCCTAAAGAAGAGCGATATGGGTTAAGTAGTCAGATACAACACTGCTCGGTCTCTATACCTTCAAATATTACAGAAGGATCTGCGAGATCGACCGATAAACATTCCAAGCAATACCTAGAAAATGCTTTAGGCTCTTCATTTGAATGGGAAACACAATTGATCATCGCATTTGAAATCGAGTATATATCAATAAAAACTTTCGAGCATCTAGAAAACAAAATTCAGCATATTCAGAATCAGATTATAAAATTCATGAATAGCTTCAAATAA
- a CDS encoding 3-hydroxyacyl-CoA dehydrogenase/enoyl-CoA hydratase family protein gives MGKRRIKHVTVIGSGIMGSGIACHFANIGCEVLLLDIVPRELTDKEIAKGLSLEDKVVRNRMVNDQLTASIKSKPAPLYNQSFASRISTGNLEDDLIKIKDTDWIIEVVVERLDIKKSVFEQIEKYRKPGTLITSNTSGIPISFMNEGRSEDFQKHFAVTHFFNPPRYLKLFEVVPGPNCDPDVTDFLMEYGEKYLGKTSVLAKDTPAFIGNRIGIFSIQSLFHTVKEMGLTVSEVDKLTGPVIGRAKSATFRTVDVVGLDTLVHVANGVYENCPNDEHKDTFKLPDFINTMMENKWLGSKTGQGFYKKNVSKDGEKEILALNLDSMEYENQPRAKFATLELTKSIDNVADRFPVLIKGKDKAGDFYRKSFASLFAYVQHRIPEISDELYRIDDAMSAGFGWEHGPYQVWDAVGVSKGLELMKAIGKEPAAWVTEMLENGFESFYTVKDGATYYYSIPDKDYVKKPGQDGFIILNNLRANTPVFKNSGVTVHDIGDGILNVEFTSKMNSIGGDVLAGMNKAIDIAEDRFDGLVIANNGANFSVGANIGMIFMMAVEQEYDELNMAIKQFQDTIMRLRYSSIPTIVAPHQMTLGGGCEMTMHSDVAVASAETYIGLVEFGVGVIPGGGGSKEMALRASDTFEKNDVELNRLQEYFLTVGMAKVATSAYEAFDLGILRKGIDHVIVNDHRRIAFAKAQARLLADKGYTQPVLRKDVKVLGKQALGMFLVGTDAMKAGKYISEHDLKIANKLAYVMAGGDLSAPTLVSEQYLLDLEREAFLSLTGERKTLERLQHMIQKGKPLRN, from the coding sequence ATGGGAAAACGTAGAATAAAACATGTAACCGTAATAGGTTCTGGAATTATGGGAAGCGGTATCGCCTGCCATTTTGCAAACATAGGTTGTGAAGTTCTTCTTTTGGACATCGTTCCTAGGGAACTTACTGATAAAGAAATAGCAAAAGGTCTTAGCCTAGAAGACAAAGTCGTTCGTAACCGTATGGTTAATGATCAGCTTACGGCTTCTATCAAAAGTAAGCCAGCACCGCTATATAATCAATCATTTGCCAGTAGGATTTCCACTGGAAACTTGGAAGATGATCTTATTAAAATAAAAGATACCGACTGGATTATTGAAGTTGTTGTAGAAAGGTTGGACATTAAAAAGTCCGTTTTTGAACAAATTGAAAAGTACCGCAAACCAGGAACTTTAATTACTTCAAACACTTCTGGAATTCCTATTTCTTTCATGAATGAAGGACGTAGTGAAGATTTTCAGAAACACTTTGCAGTCACTCACTTTTTCAATCCGCCGAGATATTTAAAATTATTTGAAGTAGTTCCAGGTCCTAACTGTGATCCTGATGTGACCGACTTCTTAATGGAGTATGGTGAGAAATACTTAGGGAAGACCTCTGTTCTCGCAAAGGATACTCCTGCGTTTATTGGAAACCGAATTGGTATTTTCTCTATACAAAGCTTGTTCCATACGGTAAAAGAAATGGGATTGACCGTTTCTGAAGTGGATAAACTAACGGGACCAGTTATAGGTCGTGCAAAGTCAGCTACTTTTAGAACAGTAGATGTGGTAGGATTAGACACTTTGGTACATGTTGCTAATGGTGTTTATGAAAACTGTCCTAATGACGAGCATAAAGACACTTTTAAACTTCCTGATTTCATCAATACCATGATGGAAAACAAATGGTTAGGTTCTAAAACCGGTCAAGGTTTTTATAAAAAGAATGTTTCTAAAGATGGTGAGAAAGAAATTCTAGCTTTGAACCTCGATTCCATGGAATATGAGAATCAACCTAGAGCTAAGTTTGCTACTCTAGAATTGACCAAATCAATCGATAACGTAGCTGACCGTTTTCCAGTACTGATAAAAGGAAAAGATAAAGCTGGTGATTTCTATAGAAAATCATTTGCTTCCTTATTTGCATATGTACAACATAGAATTCCTGAAATATCTGACGAACTATACCGTATCGATGATGCGATGAGCGCAGGTTTTGGATGGGAACATGGGCCGTACCAAGTTTGGGACGCTGTAGGCGTTTCTAAAGGTTTGGAACTCATGAAAGCGATCGGTAAAGAACCAGCGGCTTGGGTAACGGAGATGCTTGAAAATGGTTTTGAATCTTTTTACACCGTTAAAGACGGAGCGACTTACTACTACTCCATTCCAGATAAAGATTATGTAAAGAAACCTGGTCAGGATGGTTTTATCATTCTAAATAATTTACGTGCTAATACTCCAGTATTTAAAAACTCTGGTGTTACTGTGCATGACATAGGGGACGGAATCCTCAACGTAGAATTTACTTCTAAAATGAATTCTATAGGTGGAGATGTTCTTGCAGGAATGAATAAAGCCATAGACATTGCCGAAGATCGTTTTGATGGTCTTGTCATAGCAAATAACGGTGCTAATTTCTCTGTAGGAGCAAATATCGGTATGATATTTATGATGGCGGTTGAGCAAGAATATGACGAGCTGAACATGGCCATCAAACAATTCCAAGACACGATTATGAGATTGCGTTACAGTAGTATTCCTACTATAGTTGCGCCGCATCAAATGACTTTAGGTGGTGGATGTGAAATGACCATGCACTCAGATGTTGCTGTTGCCAGTGCAGAGACTTATATAGGTCTAGTAGAATTTGGTGTAGGTGTGATTCCTGGTGGTGGTGGATCTAAAGAGATGGCTTTACGAGCCAGCGACACTTTTGAGAAAAATGACGTGGAATTAAACAGACTTCAAGAATACTTCCTTACAGTAGGTATGGCAAAGGTCGCTACTAGTGCCTACGAGGCATTTGATTTAGGTATCCTTAGAAAGGGGATAGATCATGTAATTGTAAATGATCATAGACGTATCGCTTTCGCAAAAGCACAGGCAAGATTATTAGCTGATAAAGGCTATACACAACCTGTGTTGCGTAAAGATGTAAAAGTGTTAGGAAAGCAAGCCTTAGGAATGTTTCTTGTAGGAACTGATGCTATGAAAGCTGGGAAATACATTAGCGAGCATGATTTAAAAATAGCTAATAAACTTGCCTATGTAATGGCTGGTGGTGATTTAAGTGCTCCTACTCTAGTCTCAGAACAATACTTACTAGATCTAGAACGTGAAGCATTCTTAAGTCTTACGGGCGAAAGAAAAACACTGGAAAGACTTCAACACATGATACAGAAAGGAAAACCTTTGAGAAACTAA
- a CDS encoding MarR family winged helix-turn-helix transcriptional regulator, translated as MRDKTIDYILRATWMSVSKMYNEQASVKGSTMSTGFALISIDPETGTPSTSLGPKMGMEATSLSRTLKMMENKGLIERRRNPEDGRSVLIHLTDFGVEMRNFSKSVVKTFDQVVKDEIDPEKLETFLEVAFKINEIVNSKKIFKKQTLVAQK; from the coding sequence ATGAGAGATAAAACTATTGATTACATTTTACGGGCCACATGGATGTCTGTATCAAAAATGTATAATGAACAAGCTTCTGTAAAAGGTAGTACAATGTCTACCGGATTTGCACTCATCAGTATTGATCCAGAAACTGGAACACCTAGTACTTCCTTAGGTCCAAAGATGGGAATGGAAGCAACCTCATTGTCTCGCACTCTCAAAATGATGGAAAACAAGGGTCTTATAGAAAGACGCAGAAATCCAGAAGATGGGAGAAGTGTCTTAATTCACCTCACAGATTTTGGTGTAGAGATGCGTAATTTTTCTAAATCAGTTGTTAAAACATTTGACCAAGTCGTTAAAGATGAAATTGATCCTGAAAAATTAGAAACTTTTCTAGAAGTTGCCTTTAAAATCAACGAAATAGTTAATTCTAAAAAAATATTCAAAAAACAAACTCTTGTAGCTCAAAAATAA
- a CDS encoding gliding motility-associated C-terminal domain-containing protein, giving the protein MKKLLLLTLTLTLSLSLTAQNESSWWIFGDGAGVEFTPNPQNRSNTPAVLNSGYDTDEGVAVISDDNGNLLFFTDGSTVWNSNGNIMPNGNGLDGNFSSTQSAIVVKAPETAGVYFIFTVGAAGGGPLSYSRVEMALNGGLGDVVGGIKNIVLLQSCAEKVAATIKTGSNNAYVMTFAESNATAQNNGTGDFNALFTWEVRGIPGPNISFVFPTPIPQSSNANQRWFPTPVGVTSGDRGMLRISPDGTKLVVCNQNGGFGGTSSTGAYLYEFNPGNGQVSGSGLTLHTGPVYGAEFSASSQYLYHDDSSSYGFGGTKLIFQYELCDDANILSSKTQIASVGEGRSTLQLAKDREIYVARFDQTTIGKIENSETPTPTYNPTAFDISPGIGKQGLPVFVQSDFQSFFTVSDQCQGDATDFQLACLPQVAASMWDFGDGNTLSVTGPGVVQNNYAGAGTYTVTVNVTNVSGDVRNFTQDITIFENGIVDPIDTTLLDYCDDDDSGSEIVDLTQFTADVLGTQDAVTFDISYHPSMMDAEMDTNPLPDNYDVAVGTIQIWVRISNNTSPIDDGCSAIDSFDLTVSTTPSVSNIPDFELCDDSSQDGLEDFDLAGYLSVIENTAGNPTDVVYTLHNSPSDADMNMAAIDTSVPYANTTSPQIVYVRLQNTNDADCFGTAPFNLVVLDLPSISTPVDIEVCDDAPLDGSNSFTLEDQDIQVDPSGLNTVTYYDNLNDADSGNNPLTSPYSVSGTEELFVRSETPEGCYNTTSFLITVQEAPSIGNAPDLTNICDDSVDLNQNLFELSVQDIIILNGNNPADFTITYYTTDADAQAGTNALPITYIVPFQAGVTTDLLFARLENNTTGCFNTSAFTIIFERCEIIFPEGFSPNNDGINDTFSIPGLAEQYNNFNLKVFNRNGSVVYETSASNYEEFAGIPNSGALSGDGLLPTGVYFFVIQYNDADTPDSASWLYLNY; this is encoded by the coding sequence ATGAAAAAACTATTACTTCTAACCTTAACTTTAACTCTTAGTTTATCGCTCACTGCCCAAAATGAATCTTCTTGGTGGATTTTTGGTGATGGGGCTGGTGTAGAATTTACTCCTAACCCTCAAAATAGATCCAATACTCCAGCGGTACTCAATTCTGGATATGATACTGATGAAGGTGTAGCAGTAATATCAGATGACAATGGAAATTTATTATTTTTTACTGACGGTTCTACGGTATGGAATAGTAATGGAAACATTATGCCAAACGGAAATGGGCTTGACGGGAATTTTTCTTCAACCCAATCTGCAATAGTAGTCAAAGCTCCAGAAACCGCCGGTGTGTATTTTATATTTACTGTAGGTGCGGCTGGTGGAGGTCCTCTATCCTATTCAAGAGTTGAAATGGCTTTAAATGGTGGATTAGGTGATGTCGTTGGCGGAATTAAAAATATAGTTTTACTTCAAAGCTGTGCTGAAAAAGTTGCTGCAACTATTAAGACTGGTTCCAATAATGCCTACGTCATGACATTTGCTGAAAGTAATGCAACAGCACAAAATAATGGAACTGGAGACTTCAATGCACTTTTTACTTGGGAAGTAAGAGGTATTCCTGGTCCTAATATATCTTTCGTTTTCCCGACTCCCATTCCACAATCTTCTAATGCAAATCAAAGATGGTTTCCTACACCGGTTGGTGTTACTAGTGGTGACCGTGGCATGTTGCGTATCTCACCAGATGGCACCAAACTGGTCGTATGTAATCAAAACGGTGGTTTTGGCGGTACATCTTCCACCGGAGCATATTTATATGAATTTAATCCTGGTAATGGTCAGGTCAGTGGCTCAGGATTAACACTTCACACAGGTCCTGTTTATGGAGCAGAGTTCTCTGCCTCTTCTCAATACCTGTATCATGATGACAGCTCTTCCTATGGTTTTGGTGGCACTAAATTGATTTTTCAATATGAATTATGTGATGATGCCAATATACTTTCTTCCAAAACTCAAATTGCTAGTGTAGGTGAAGGAAGAAGCACATTGCAACTCGCAAAGGATAGAGAAATTTACGTCGCTAGGTTTGACCAAACCACCATCGGTAAAATTGAAAACTCAGAAACTCCTACTCCTACTTACAATCCAACCGCATTTGATATAAGTCCAGGAATAGGGAAGCAAGGCTTACCCGTATTTGTGCAATCCGACTTTCAAAGTTTCTTTACCGTAAGTGATCAATGTCAAGGTGACGCTACTGATTTTCAACTGGCTTGTCTTCCCCAAGTTGCCGCTTCTATGTGGGATTTTGGAGACGGTAATACATTATCTGTAACTGGACCAGGAGTGGTACAAAATAATTATGCAGGCGCAGGAACTTATACCGTTACCGTTAACGTAACTAACGTATCTGGAGATGTAAGAAACTTCACTCAAGACATCACTATTTTTGAAAATGGAATTGTTGATCCTATCGATACTACTTTATTAGACTACTGTGACGATGATGATTCAGGGTCTGAAATAGTTGATTTAACTCAATTTACAGCAGATGTTCTTGGAACACAAGATGCTGTTACTTTTGACATCAGTTACCACCCCAGCATGATGGATGCAGAAATGGATACGAATCCGTTACCTGATAATTATGATGTGGCTGTAGGTACCATTCAAATATGGGTGCGTATATCTAACAACACTTCTCCTATCGATGACGGTTGTAGCGCTATTGATTCATTTGACCTGACAGTAAGTACAACACCTAGCGTTTCAAACATTCCTGACTTTGAACTTTGCGACGACTCTAGCCAAGACGGTTTAGAAGATTTTGACCTTGCAGGTTACCTATCTGTCATTGAAAATACTGCTGGCAACCCTACCGATGTGGTCTATACACTTCATAATTCTCCATCGGATGCCGATATGAATATGGCTGCTATAGATACAAGTGTTCCTTATGCAAATACCACAAGCCCTCAAATAGTATATGTAAGACTTCAAAACACCAATGATGCAGACTGTTTTGGTACCGCTCCATTTAACTTGGTGGTACTAGACTTACCTTCTATTTCTACTCCTGTAGATATTGAAGTTTGCGATGACGCTCCTCTAGATGGTAGCAACTCCTTTACTCTAGAAGATCAAGATATACAAGTTGACCCTAGCGGTTTAAACACAGTAACTTATTATGACAATTTGAATGATGCTGATTCTGGAAACAACCCTCTGACCTCTCCTTACTCCGTTTCGGGAACAGAAGAACTGTTTGTAAGATCTGAAACGCCAGAGGGGTGTTACAACACGACAAGTTTTTTAATCACCGTTCAAGAAGCTCCTTCTATAGGAAACGCACCTGATCTGACTAATATTTGTGATGATAGTGTGGACCTTAATCAAAATCTATTTGAACTAAGCGTTCAAGATATTATCATACTAAATGGTAATAATCCAGCAGACTTTACGATAACTTACTACACGACAGATGCTGATGCTCAAGCCGGAACAAATGCACTACCCATTACTTATATTGTGCCATTTCAAGCAGGAGTTACAACCGATTTATTATTTGCTAGACTAGAAAATAATACTACTGGATGTTTCAATACGTCTGCATTTACCATCATTTTTGAAAGATGCGAGATCATTTTCCCTGAAGGATTTAGTCCTAACAATGATGGAATAAATGATACCTTCTCCATTCCAGGATTAGCAGAACAGTATAATAACTTTAACCTAAAGGTGTTCAACCGTAATGGATCTGTGGTTTATGAAACTTCTGCTTCTAATTATGAAGAGTTTGCAGGTATTCCTAATTCTGGTGCATTATCTGGTGATGGATTATTACCTACAGGCGTTTATTTCTTTGTGATTCAGTACAATGATGCTGATACACCAGACTCTGCTAGCTGGTTATACCTTAACTATTAG